AATGTATTCGCCTTTGGTTTGTGCTACTCCTATATTATTGCCTTTGGGGAAGCCTGCGTTTTCTTTGTTTTGAATGAGTTTGACATTAGGAAAACGTTGTTGCATCATGGCGCAGCTGTCATCAGAAGAATTATTATCCACCACTATGATTTCGGCTTCTATATTTTGAATGGCCTTTTGGACACTCAAGACACAGAGCTCCAAAAAATAGCGTACGTTATAATTAAGGATGATGACCGATAGTTGCATTGGACAAATATAATGGATTGTTAGATTATTAGATACGGCTGCACCTTTAGATTGTTAGAAATTTGAGTTACTTTTGCCGAAAATGTTATAACTCATAACTTATAATTCGTAACTCATAACTCAAAAGTGAACTATCTTTCAGTAGAAAATATATCAAAATCGTTTGGCGAAAGAACCTTGTTTAAGGACATTTCATTCGGTATCAATAAAGACCAAAAAATTGCTTTCATTGCCAAAAACGGTTCGGGCAAAACCCAAATCATGCGCATGATTAATGGCGATGACGAACCCGATACCGGACAGATTATCATCAGAAAAGGAATTAAAATGGCGTTTCTTTCCCAAAACAATAATCTTCAGGACGAATTAACTATTGAGGAAAGTGTTTTTGCTTCGGACAATGAAATTTTGCATATCATTGAACGTTACGAAAAAGCTTTGGAAAATCCCGAAGATGAGGAAAAATACCAATTGGCTTTTGATGAAATGGACCGGCACAATGCCTGGGATTTTGAAACGCAGTTCAAACAGATTTTATCCAAACTGAAATTGGATGATTTAAAACTGAAAGTCAAATCGCTTTCGGGTGGGCAGAAAAAGCGTTTATCTTTGGCTATTATTTTGATTAATCGTCCGGATTTATTGATATTGGATGAGCCTACCAATCACCTCGATTTAGAGATGATTGAATGGTTGGAGAGCTATTTTGCCAAAGAAAACATCACCTTATTTATGGTTACGCATGACAGGTTCTTTTTGGAGCGTGTGTGTAATGAAATCATCGAGTTAGATAACGGAAAGCTATACAATTACAAAGGCAATTACTCCTATTATTTACAGAAAAAAGAAGAGCGTATTGCCATGGAAAACTCCACCATAGACAAAGCACAAAACTTATTTGTGAAAGAATTGGCTTGGATGCGTCGCCAACCTAAAGCGAGAACGACCAAATCGAAATCGCGTCAGGATGATTTTTACAAGATCAAAGAAGTAGCGGAAAGCCGAAGAAAAGAAAACGTGGTAGAGCTCGAAATCAATATGGAGCGCATGGGCAGTAAGATTATTGAGCTGCACAAATTATATAAAAAGTTCAAAGACAAAACCATACTCGACAACTTCAGTTATGATTTTCAACGCGGGGAACGCATTGGTATCATTGGTAAAAACGGAACCGGGAAATCGACTTTCCTAAACATACTTACCAAAACTATGGTACCCGATGCCGGGAAAGTGGTGATTGGCGACACTATAAAAGTGGGTTACTACACCCAAAGCGGCATCAATCCGAAACCTGGACAAAAAGTAATTGACATTATTAAAGAATACGGTGAATTCATTCCGCTAACAAAAGGCAAAATCATTTCGGCCTCGCAATTGCTGGAACGCTTTTTATTTGATGCCAAAAAGCAATACGACTTTGTGGAAAAACTAAGTGGTGGTGAGTTAAAGCGACTGTATTTATGTACCGTTTTAATTCAGAATCCCAACTTTTTAATCTTAGATGAGCCTACAAACGACTTGGATATTGTGACCTTAAATGTATTGGAAAGTTTCCTACTGGATTATCCGGGTTGTTTATTGGTGGTTTCGCACGACCGGTATTTTATGGATAAGATTGTAGACCACCTGTTTATTTTCAGAGGCGAAGGACAGATAGAAGATTTCCCCGGGAATTATTCAGACTTCAGAGCCTATGAAGATTCGGCGGAACCAAAAGGTTTATCAAATGTTTCGACCGAAAAAGTGAACTGGAAACAAAACAATCCAACTACTTCAGGCCTGAATTTTAACGAGCAAAAAGAGTTCAATAAAATCGAACGCGAAATCAAGGATTTGGAATACGAGAAAAAACAAATCGAAAACCAATTCGCGGAAGGAAAAGTGGCCGATGCCGACATCACAACCAAAGCCAACGAACTGCAAGCGATTATTACCAAGTTGGAAGAAAAAGAAGAACGCTGGTTTGAATTATCGTCAAAAATGGAGTAATGTTTCATATCGTAAAATCATATCTCAATTTCCTTTGGCACTCTAAAAACGAACATGGGGTACATTCCCCTTTTGTTTTTTCGTTAGTAACCAAATGTTTTTATGATAAGAAAGAGTATGCCGAATACGCGCTTTTAAAAAACTACCGAAACACTCTTTTACAAAACAAAAATACGATTGAAGTCACCGACTTCGGAGCAGGTTCACGCGTTTTCAAAAGCAACACCAGAGCCATCAATCAAATTGCCAAGAACGCCGGAATTTCAAAGAAAAGAGCCGAATTATTATTCCGTATCACGAATTATTTCAAGCCTGAGAATATTTTAGAAATCGGAACTTCTTTAGGATTGGCAACTTCAGCACTTTCATTGGGAAATCCGAAAGCTAAAATCATCACCCTTGAAGGTTGCCAAAACACATCCGCAATAGCTCAAAAACAATTTGAAAATTTGACCCTAAAGGCTGAATTTATTGTTGCTGAATTTTCAACTTACCTCAAACCTTTTGACTTTCGACTTTCGACTTTCGACTTAATTTACTTTGACGGCAACCATTCTAAACAAGCCACGTTAGACTATTTTGAATTATTACTACCAACCATTACCAACGAAACCGTCTGGATTTTTGACGACATACATTGGTCAAAAGACATGGAAGAAGCTTGGAAAACCATAAAGAATCATCCGAAAGTAACAGTAACAATTGATACGTTTCAATGGGGATTGGTATTCTTCAGAAAAGAACAACCGAAAGAGCATTTTGTGATAAGAATATAATATAGTGTAACAAATCCTCACTACAGATTACTTATATTTACCATTCACAATTCACAACTCACAATTCCAATGGCAAACCCATTAATCAAAATAAGCAACCTGAAACGTGATTTCCAACTAGGGAGCGAAACCATCTACGTTTTAAAAGGCATCGATTTAGAAATCAATAAAGGCGAATATGTAGCACTGATGGGACCGTCAGGTTCAGGAAAATCTACCTTGATGAACCTTTTAGGCTGTTTGGACACACCCACTTCGGGAAGCTATATTTTGAACGGAAAAGACGTCAGCCAAATGCACGACGACGACTTAGCCGAAATCCGAAACAAAGAAATCGGATTCGTCTTCCAAACCTTCAATCTTTTGCCAAGAACCACAGCTTTAGACAACGTAGCTTTGCCCATGATTTACGCTGGTTACGCTAAAAACGAAAGAAACGAACGTGCCACCGAAGTACTGACTCAAGTAAATTTAGCCGACCGTATGGACCACCAGCCCAACCAACTTTCAGGAGGACAACGCCAACGTGTAGCCATTGCCAGAGCCTTGGTCAACAAACCTTCCATCATCCTGGCTGATGAACCCACCGGAAACCTCGACAGTAAAACTTCGGTCGAAATCATGAACCTGTTCAACGACATTCACAAAAACGGCAACACGGTAATTTTGGTAACCCACGAAGAAGACATCGCCAAATACGCCCACCGCATCATCCGTTTGCGCGACGGGTTGATTGAAAGTGACAGCCCCAATCCGGAACATCTTTAAAATAAGAAGCGAAAGGCTCGGGCTTTATCAGTAATCCTTTTTCCTGCTGTCCGTTCTACAAGGTGCCACTCCCATCAGGGCTAATTGGTAATCCATTTGTATTTTTGTTACCTTTGGAATCAAATATATCGAATTATGAATTCCTAATTCCTAATTCCTAATTCCTAATTCAACCATGAAAGTCTATACCAAAACCGGCGACACCGGTACCACCGCACTCTTTGGCGGCACCCGTGTCCCAAAACACCATATTCGCATCGAAAGCTACGGCACCGTTGACGAACTCAATTCCCATATCGGTTTAATCCGAGACCAAGACATCAATGTTTTGTACAAAAACGTTTTGATTGAGGTTCAAGACCGCTTATTCACCGTGGGCGCCATCCTAGCCACACCACCCGAAAAGGAAATACTAAAAAATGGCCAACCCCGTTTAAACATCAACCGCATTTCCGAAGAAGATATCGTTTTTCTAGAAAACGAAATCGACCTCATGGAAACCGCTTTACCTCCCATGACAAACTTTGTCTTGCCGGGCGGTCATACTACCGTGTCATATTGTCACATTGCCCGCTGTGTCTGCCGTAGAGCCGAGCGTTTAGCGGTACATTTACACGAAATAGAACCCACCGACGAACAAGTTATTAAGTACCTGAACCGACTTTCTGACTACCTTTTTGTCTTGGCACGGAAGTTGTCCCTTGACCTGCACGCGGAAGAAGTAAAATGGATTCCGAGAAAGTAATCAGTAGCCTTATTTAGTATACAATTGTTGTAAACTAAAACAGTGGCTGGTCACTGAAAAAGCACGTTCTTAAACTTACTTAAAAATAAATCAAAAAAAACTTGACTTTTTCAGTATTAAATTTATTTTTGCATAAACTAAAATCGACAGAAGATGTATTGGACATTAGAATTAGCATCCTATTTAAGTGATGCCCCTTGGCCAGCTACCAAAGACGAACTTATCGACTATGCTATACGAACAGGAGCTCCACTTGAAGTAGTGGAAAATTTACAATCGATAGAAGACGAAGGCGAAATTTACGAGTCAATGGAAGAGATTTGGCCGGATTATCCAACTGACGAGGACTACCTTTGGAACGAGGATGAATATTAAAAAAATAAACGAACACAACAGAAAAAAGTCCATTTCGGGCTTTTTTTTTGTTTAAATTTGCACACCTTTTAGAACATAAAAAAATACAAACCCATTATGAGTTTCATTAATAGCATTATCAAAGCTTTTGTAGGCGACAAATCGCAAAAAGATGTCAAAGCTACACAACCTTATATCACCAAAATAAAAGCTTTAGAGCCTGTATTAGCGACCCTTTCTCACGACGAGTTGCGTGCGAAGACGGCGGAATTCAAAGAAAAAATCAAACAAGCCCGCGCTAAACAAGACGCTGAAATAAATGCCAAAAAAGCTGAAGCCGAAAACACCGCCGATATCGACCAACGTGAAGATATCTACAACGCCATTGACGCTTTAGAAAAAGAAGCTTACGAAATTTCAGAAAAGGTTTTATTGGAAATTCTTCCGGAAGCTTTTGCTGTAGTTAAGGAAACGGCCCGTCGTTTCAAAGAAAACACGTCTATTACGGTTTCGGCTACACCAAAAGACCGAGAGCTTTCGGCCACGAAAACCTACATCACCCTAGATGGTGACCAAGCCCATTGGGCCAACTCCTGGAATGCGGCCGGTAAAGAAATTACCTGGGACATGATTCACTACGACGTACAGTTGATTGGTGGTATCGTATTACACGAAGGTAAAATTGCCGAGATGCAAACCGGAGAAGGTAAAACATTGGTAGCTACGCTTCCGCTTTACTTAAACGCTTTGACCGGAAACGGTGTTCACTTGGTAACCGTGAATGACTACTTAGCGAAACGTGACAGTACTTGGAAAGCACCTTTATTTGAGTTCCACGGAATAACTGTTGACTGTATTGACAACCACTCGCCAAACTCTGACGCTCGTAGAAAAGCTTACGAAGCCGACATCACTTACGGAACGAATAACGAATTCGGTTTTGATTACCTGCGTGATAACATGGCCCATTCGCCGGAAGATTTGGTACAAAGAAAACACAATTACGCGATTGTCGATGAGGTGGATTCGGTGTTAATTGATGATGCTCGTACGCCTTTGATTATCTCCGGTCCGGTGCCTGATGGTGACCGCCACGAGTTCAACGAATTGAAACCGAAAATTGAAAACCTTTATAATTTACAACGTCAATTGGCTAACGGATTCTTAACCGAAGCCAAACGTTTGTTCAAAGAAGGCAATAACAAAGAAGCTGGTTTCCAATTATTGAGAGCCTACAGAGCCTTACCTAAAAACAAAGCGCTTATCAAATTCTTAAGTGAAGAAGGCGTAAAACAACTATTGCAAAAGACCGAAAACGAATACATGGCCGACAACAACCGCAAAATGCCGGAAGTAGACGAAGCCCTTTACTTTGTAATCGAGGAGAAAAATAACCAAGTGGAGTTGTCTGATAGCGGAATCAAATTCCTTTCGCAAGATACTGATGAAACTTTCTTTGTATTACCGGACATCGGAACGGAGATTGCCAACATCGAAAAACAAAACTTAGAAAAAGACAAAGAAGCCGAAGCCAAAGAACGATTATTCCAAGACTTCGGAATCAAATCAGAACGAATTCATACGCTTACCCAGCTGTTGAAAGCTTACACCTTGTTTGAAAAAGACGTAGAATACGTTATCATGGACAACAAGATTCTGATTGTAGACGAACAAACCGGTCGTATTATGGACGGTCGTCGTTATTCTGATGGTTTGCACCAGGCGATTGAAGCCAAAGAGCAAGTAACCATTGAAGCCGCTACGCAAACATTTGCTACCATTACATTACAGAACTATTTCCGTATGTACAGCAAATTGGCCGGTATGACCGGAACTGCCGTTACCGAAGCCGGTGAGCTTTGGGAAATCTACAAATTAGATGTAGTTGAAATCCCTACCAACAAAGGCATCTCTCGTCATGACAAAGAAGATTTGATTTACCGCTCGGTACGTGAGAAATTTAATGCGGTGATTGAAGATGTAACGCAATTATCCGCCTCAGGAAGACCGGTACTTATCGGAACAACATCGGTAGAGATTTCAGAATTGTTAAGCCGAATGCTGAAAATTCGCGGGGTAGCTCACAATGTATTGAATGCCAAAATGCACAAAAAAGAAGCCGATATCGTTGCCGAAGCCGGAAAACCGGGGGTAGTAACTATCGCAACCAATATGGCCGGTCGTGGAACCGACATCAAATTAACACCGGAAGTTAAAGCCGCCGGAGGTTTAGCCATCATCGGTACAGAACGTCACGATTCGCGTCGTGTAGACCGCCAGTTGCGTGGTCGTGCCGGTCGTCAGGGAGATCCGGGAAGTTCCCAGTTCTATGTGTCTTTGGAAGATAACCTGATGCGTTTATTCGGTTCTGAAAGAGTAGCCAAAATCATGGACCGTATGGGCTTGAAAGAAGGCGAAGTAATTCAGCACTCTATGATGACCAAGTCGATTGAGCGCGCTCAGAAAAAAGTAGAAGAGAACAACTTTGGTACCCGTAAACGTTTGTTAGAATACGATGACGTTATGAATGCCCAAAGAGAAGTAGTTTACAAACGCCGTCGTCATGCGTTGCACGGAGAACGTTTGAAACTGGATATTGCCAATATGATGTATGACACTTGCGAATTAATCGTAGGCGAAAACAAAGCGAAAAATGATTTCAAAAACTTTGAATTCGAATTGATTCGTTACTTCTCTATCACTTCTCCTATTGCCGCCGGTGACTTTGAGAAATTATCCGAAATGGAAATTACGGGTAGAATATACAAAGCAGCCTTGGCTTATTATACCGAGAAAACTGAAAGAAGTGCCCGCGAAGCCTTCCCTATCATAGCCGATGTATACCAAAAAGAAGGCAACAAATTTGAACGCATCATCGTGCCGTTTTCGGATGGTATCAAAACCTTGAATGTGGTAACCGATTTGAAAAAAGCATTCGATAGTAACGGTGCTCAATTGGTCGCCGACTTTGAAAAAAACATCACCTTGGCCATAGTGGATGAAGCTTGGAAAAAGCACTTACGCAAAATGGATGAATTGAAACAATCGGTACAGTTGGCGGTACACGAACAAAAAGACCCGTTACTTATCTATAAATTAGAAGCATTCAAATTGTTCCGCAACATGTTGGACGGCGTGAATAAAGAAGTAATCTCGTTCTTGTTCAAAGGCGACTTACCGCAACAAAACCAAAACATACAGGAAGCACGACAAGTACGTGAAAAACAAAATTACACCGAAAGTAAAGACGAAATCCAAAGCAGTGAAAGTGCGAATCGTGAAGCAGGACAAACGCAACAACGACCACAAGTAACTGAAACCATCGTTCGCGATCAACCTAAAATCAACCGTAATGATAACGTGACCATTAAACACGTAATGAGCGGCAAAACCGAAACCATGAAATACAAAAAAGCGGAAGGTATGATGGCCTCGGGTGAGTGGGTTATCGTTCACGACTAAGTTTCCAAAATAAAAAAAGTAATCCCCGATAATATCTATTGTCGGGGATTTTTTATATCTTGTCTTTAGCTAATAATCACAAATGCTAAAAAAGTTATGAAAAACCGGATTCCTTTTCTCTTGTTGCTCCTCCCTATTTTAATGGTAGCTCAGCCCAAACACACTAAAGAATTCAGCATTGGTCTAAATTCAGTTGAGCCTTTTTATCCTGCCTACGGTAGTTTATTGCTATCCAACGATGGGAGCAGTATACTTGGAACCAATAACAACAACAGTTTTAGTTTTGGAGTTCTGGGAAAATATTTTATAGCTGAAAACTCAGCACTGCGTTTAAAGATAAGCCTCACCCTCAAGGATATTAATAATAGGCAAAATGTAGGAGATGCAACTTCGCCCGGCCATGGTTATATAAACATCAGAAACAAACAACAATACCTGAAATTTTCTCCGGGTTACCAATGGGGAATTGTTTCTAAAAGAATTTCATTTTTTGGTGGTTTAGAACTTCCCATCACTACCATCAGCGAATTTGAATACACTGACAAAACCTATATTGTTACCAACAGTGAAGCAACCGATCAAAGAACCCGAATCACACAACCCGGCGGATTCGCTATAGGACTGGGCTTCTTTCTGGGATCGAATTTTTATATCAGCAAACATATCGGAGTTGGGTTCGAAATAAATTCGGCTTTCCAACATTCCAATGTGGGAGGTGGAGTTTCTTCAGTAACGGTCAATTACACCAATGGAGATACAATCATTTCGGAAACGGAGGGACTCAAAACCAAAGAAACTAAGTTTACCAACCTACAGGGCAGTTTAAATGTTATTTTTAAAATATAATAAGGTACAAGGATTTATAACACCTAAATAACGCTGTGTAATACAATGGCAAATCGTAGTATGAAAACAAAACTCTTCACTTTATTGTTGCTCGTGGTAGTCAGCAACAGCTTTTCGCAAACTGCCTTACAGTTGTTATCGGCAACCAAAAAATTCTATACCGCCAATTATGAAATGGATTTTGAAACCATCACTGCACTTTCGTATCCCAAAATGGTAGAAACCATTGGTAAAGAAGTGCTGCAGGAGCAACTCGACAAGTCCTACCAAAATGATGAGTACCGCTTGCGTTACCAATTGGAGAGCATGCCTTTCATCACTCGTAAAATACAAAAAATAGGAAACCAATCCTTTTGTGTGGTTAGCTGCCGTAACCCGGTGCGGTATTTTTATGAAACTAAACTATCCGCCGAAGAAGCCGCTGCCAAAATACCGATCTTACAGGAAATCAATCACACCAAAGACGTGACTTTTGAACCTAAAAGAAACAGTTTTAATGTAAAACGAAGCACCACCTATCTGGCTGTTTTTGATGAAACCACCAACGGCAACTGGGCGTTTTTCAACTTAGATGATGACCATCAAAAAGCGGCATTCAAGACTTTATTTGACGAAAAGACCCAAACGGTATTGGGATTAGGCAAATAGTTTTTACCTTTACTTAACTCAAGAAAAAATCAACCAAAATCAAGATACCATGGCCAAAGGAAAAGATGTACAAAAAGCCGTAAAAAAAGAACCGCTCAAAACGGCTAAAGAAAAAAAAGAGGAAAAGCGACAAAAAAAGCAAAACCCGAAAAGAGATTAAAAAAGTCCCGAGCAATCGGGACTTTTCTTTTATAATTCATCCGGAAATATCTTCCCGGGATTTAAAACATTGTTGGGGTCAAATACTCGCTTGATGCTTTCCATCAGTTCTAAATGCGTACGCGAAAACGCTATATCCATAAAGTTTTTTTGCACATACCCTATGCCGTGTTCGCCTGATAATGTTCCTTTGAGCGAAACGGTTAACTCGAAAATTTCTCTGATACCTAAGGGCACTTGTTTCTTCCAATTGTCATCGGTCATCTCGCCTTTAATGATGTTCACATGCAAATTCCCATCGCCGGCATGGCCGTAGCAAACCGATTTGAAGCCGTATTTAGCACCAATTCGTTTGATGCCGCTCAGCAATTCGGGCAACATATAGCGGGGCACCACAGTATCTTCTTCTTTGTAAACTGAATTCGATTTGACCGCCTCGGCCACAGAGCGTCTCATTTTCCATAAGGCGTTCTTTTGGTCTTCGGTATCGGCAAATAACACTTCATCTATTTCAAACTGCTCTACCACCGACAATATCTTCTCGGCTTCCTGCATCAAAATATCGGGGTAATTGCCATCTACTTCAATCAGCAAGTGCGCCTGATGCTCGGGTTTGATGGTTACGCTGATGCCTTCTACAAATCGAAGCGTCCAATCGATGGCGTCGCGCTCCATAAATTCTAAAGCACTCGGCGTAATTCCGGCACGGAAAATGGCTGACACGGCTTCACAAGCTTCATTGGCTTTGTAAAACGGTACCAACATTAATACGTTATGATTGTTCTTGGGCAACAACTTTAATACGGCTTTGGTAATCACACCCAAAGTACCTTCGCTGCCTACCATTAATTGGGTCAAATTGTATCCTGTAGAGTTTTTCAAGGTGTTGGCTCCCGTCCAAATGATTTCACCGTTAGGCAATACCACTTCTAAATTGAGGACATAATCTTTAGTCACGCCATATTTTAAAGCTCTGGCTCCTCCGGCGTTTTCGGCTATATTGCCTCCTATCCAACAACTGCCCATACTGCTTGGGTCGACCGGGTAAAACAAGCCTTTTTCGGCTACGGCTTCGCGCAAGACTTGATTGATAACTGCCGGTTCTACAGTAACTTGGAGGTTCTGTTCGTCAATTTCAAGTATTTTATTCAACCGTTCTGTTGACAGTCCGATACCCTCATAAATGCTTAACGCCCCGCCGCTCAAACCGGTTCGGGCTCCTATGGGTGTGGTAGGAATTTTATAGTCGTTGGCTACTTTTAGTATGGCGGCAATTTCCTGCGGGTTGGCAGGTTTTACCACAACGCTGGGCGGAAAAACATAATCTTCGGTTTCGTCGTGACCGTAGTGGTTACGAGTAGCCATATCAGTAAAAATGAAAGCTTCGCCTACTATGGCGGTAAGTTTTTGAATTATTTCGGGATTGAGTGACATTTCTAATATATTGAGAAGTAAATGTAAGGATAACAAAAGGAAAAGACAAATCCTTTTTAGCCCCGATTGCAATGGAAATCCTCGAAGAGATTGTAATGGAAAGCGGGAATAGGGACTCCAAAAAAGCCCAAACCCTTCGCTCCTATCGCTTCTTCAAATTAGGCAAAAAATAACAGATTATCCCAATCAACGGCAGGTAAGAACACACGTGATACACGTATTGTATTGAAGTAAAATCGGCTAACTTACCCAGCAAGGCCGAGCCTAATGCGCCCATCCCAAAGGCAAAACCATAGAAAAGTCCGGACACCATACCCAGTTTTCGAGGCAGTAATTCTTGGGCATACACCAATATAGCCGGGAAAGCCGAGGAAATAATCATACCGATGATAATCATTAAGACATCGGTCCAGAATAAATTGACATAAGGCAATAAAAGGGCAAATGGTGCCGCTCCGAAAACAGACAACCAGATTACATATTTTCTTCCGAT
Above is a genomic segment from Flavobacterium phycosphaerae containing:
- a CDS encoding FAD-binding oxidoreductase codes for the protein MSLNPEIIQKLTAIVGEAFIFTDMATRNHYGHDETEDYVFPPSVVVKPANPQEIAAILKVANDYKIPTTPIGARTGLSGGALSIYEGIGLSTERLNKILEIDEQNLQVTVEPAVINQVLREAVAEKGLFYPVDPSSMGSCWIGGNIAENAGGARALKYGVTKDYVLNLEVVLPNGEIIWTGANTLKNSTGYNLTQLMVGSEGTLGVITKAVLKLLPKNNHNVLMLVPFYKANEACEAVSAIFRAGITPSALEFMERDAIDWTLRFVEGISVTIKPEHQAHLLIEVDGNYPDILMQEAEKILSVVEQFEIDEVLFADTEDQKNALWKMRRSVAEAVKSNSVYKEEDTVVPRYMLPELLSGIKRIGAKYGFKSVCYGHAGDGNLHVNIIKGEMTDDNWKKQVPLGIREIFELTVSLKGTLSGEHGIGYVQKNFMDIAFSRTHLELMESIKRVFDPNNVLNPGKIFPDEL
- the secA gene encoding preprotein translocase subunit SecA codes for the protein MSFINSIIKAFVGDKSQKDVKATQPYITKIKALEPVLATLSHDELRAKTAEFKEKIKQARAKQDAEINAKKAEAENTADIDQREDIYNAIDALEKEAYEISEKVLLEILPEAFAVVKETARRFKENTSITVSATPKDRELSATKTYITLDGDQAHWANSWNAAGKEITWDMIHYDVQLIGGIVLHEGKIAEMQTGEGKTLVATLPLYLNALTGNGVHLVTVNDYLAKRDSTWKAPLFEFHGITVDCIDNHSPNSDARRKAYEADITYGTNNEFGFDYLRDNMAHSPEDLVQRKHNYAIVDEVDSVLIDDARTPLIISGPVPDGDRHEFNELKPKIENLYNLQRQLANGFLTEAKRLFKEGNNKEAGFQLLRAYRALPKNKALIKFLSEEGVKQLLQKTENEYMADNNRKMPEVDEALYFVIEEKNNQVELSDSGIKFLSQDTDETFFVLPDIGTEIANIEKQNLEKDKEAEAKERLFQDFGIKSERIHTLTQLLKAYTLFEKDVEYVIMDNKILIVDEQTGRIMDGRRYSDGLHQAIEAKEQVTIEAATQTFATITLQNYFRMYSKLAGMTGTAVTEAGELWEIYKLDVVEIPTNKGISRHDKEDLIYRSVREKFNAVIEDVTQLSASGRPVLIGTTSVEISELLSRMLKIRGVAHNVLNAKMHKKEADIVAEAGKPGVVTIATNMAGRGTDIKLTPEVKAAGGLAIIGTERHDSRRVDRQLRGRAGRQGDPGSSQFYVSLEDNLMRLFGSERVAKIMDRMGLKEGEVIQHSMMTKSIERAQKKVEENNFGTRKRLLEYDDVMNAQREVVYKRRRHALHGERLKLDIANMMYDTCELIVGENKAKNDFKNFEFELIRYFSITSPIAAGDFEKLSEMEITGRIYKAALAYYTEKTERSAREAFPIIADVYQKEGNKFERIIVPFSDGIKTLNVVTDLKKAFDSNGAQLVADFEKNITLAIVDEAWKKHLRKMDELKQSVQLAVHEQKDPLLIYKLEAFKLFRNMLDGVNKEVISFLFKGDLPQQNQNIQEARQVREKQNYTESKDEIQSSESANREAGQTQQRPQVTETIVRDQPKINRNDNVTIKHVMSGKTETMKYKKAEGMMASGEWVIVHD
- a CDS encoding O-methyltransferase — its product is MFHIVKSYLNFLWHSKNEHGVHSPFVFSLVTKCFYDKKEYAEYALLKNYRNTLLQNKNTIEVTDFGAGSRVFKSNTRAINQIAKNAGISKKRAELLFRITNYFKPENILEIGTSLGLATSALSLGNPKAKIITLEGCQNTSAIAQKQFENLTLKAEFIVAEFSTYLKPFDFRLSTFDLIYFDGNHSKQATLDYFELLLPTITNETVWIFDDIHWSKDMEEAWKTIKNHPKVTVTIDTFQWGLVFFRKEQPKEHFVIRI
- a CDS encoding ABC-F family ATP-binding cassette domain-containing protein, with protein sequence MNYLSVENISKSFGERTLFKDISFGINKDQKIAFIAKNGSGKTQIMRMINGDDEPDTGQIIIRKGIKMAFLSQNNNLQDELTIEESVFASDNEILHIIERYEKALENPEDEEKYQLAFDEMDRHNAWDFETQFKQILSKLKLDDLKLKVKSLSGGQKKRLSLAIILINRPDLLILDEPTNHLDLEMIEWLESYFAKENITLFMVTHDRFFLERVCNEIIELDNGKLYNYKGNYSYYLQKKEERIAMENSTIDKAQNLFVKELAWMRRQPKARTTKSKSRQDDFYKIKEVAESRRKENVVELEINMERMGSKIIELHKLYKKFKDKTILDNFSYDFQRGERIGIIGKNGTGKSTFLNILTKTMVPDAGKVVIGDTIKVGYYTQSGINPKPGQKVIDIIKEYGEFIPLTKGKIISASQLLERFLFDAKKQYDFVEKLSGGELKRLYLCTVLIQNPNFLILDEPTNDLDIVTLNVLESFLLDYPGCLLVVSHDRYFMDKIVDHLFIFRGEGQIEDFPGNYSDFRAYEDSAEPKGLSNVSTEKVNWKQNNPTTSGLNFNEQKEFNKIEREIKDLEYEKKQIENQFAEGKVADADITTKANELQAIITKLEEKEERWFELSSKME
- a CDS encoding cob(I)yrinic acid a,c-diamide adenosyltransferase codes for the protein MKVYTKTGDTGTTALFGGTRVPKHHIRIESYGTVDELNSHIGLIRDQDINVLYKNVLIEVQDRLFTVGAILATPPEKEILKNGQPRLNINRISEEDIVFLENEIDLMETALPPMTNFVLPGGHTTVSYCHIARCVCRRAERLAVHLHEIEPTDEQVIKYLNRLSDYLFVLARKLSLDLHAEEVKWIPRK
- a CDS encoding ABC transporter ATP-binding protein, which encodes MANPLIKISNLKRDFQLGSETIYVLKGIDLEINKGEYVALMGPSGSGKSTLMNLLGCLDTPTSGSYILNGKDVSQMHDDDLAEIRNKEIGFVFQTFNLLPRTTALDNVALPMIYAGYAKNERNERATEVLTQVNLADRMDHQPNQLSGGQRQRVAIARALVNKPSIILADEPTGNLDSKTSVEIMNLFNDIHKNGNTVILVTHEEDIAKYAHRIIRLRDGLIESDSPNPEHL
- a CDS encoding DUF2795 domain-containing protein, producing MYWTLELASYLSDAPWPATKDELIDYAIRTGAPLEVVENLQSIEDEGEIYESMEEIWPDYPTDEDYLWNEDEY